The Candidatus Woesearchaeota archaeon genome contains the following window.
CAGATAGCCGTTAGGCATCGAGGGATTCAGCCTCGTGCATTACCAGGTTATGCTACGCCGCCGTGAGTGTGAACGAAAGTTTTTTATATCAGTTTACTATGTGGTAATCTGGGATTCAGCTTTGTGCGTCAGGTTATGCGACGCCGTTTTTTTCTTCTTTTTTATTTCTCTAAGTGAATGTTCTTAATATGCCTTCCTGCAAAAAATCCGGAAAATTTCCGAATAGTTCGGAACCTTTTCGGCGGCGCCGGAAGATTTCCGAAAAAAGCATAGAAATCCGGACTAATTCCGGTTGTGTCGGAACACGAATTTTTTGTCGACTAAAAACCGGTTCTATTAAAACAACTACCAAAAGCTTAAATATCCGTGCTCCTGAACAAAGGCCATGCTCCTGAAAAATCTTATCAACGAACCATTTGACGACATCAAAGGGCAGAACAGCGTCAAGCAGCAGCTCAAGTCTGCCCTTCTTGCCAAACGCCACATCATCATTATTGGCCCGGCAGGCGTGGGAAAAACAACGCTGGCAAAAAATGTTGCGAAACTGTTGCCGGAACTCGCCGTCAACGCGTGCCCGTACCACTGCCTTCCATCAGCGCCGGTATGCCCCGAGTGCCGCGCACATACCACACAAAAAACAAAAAAAATCAGCGGCAGCCAGCGCTTTGTCAGAATCCAAGGAAGCCCCGACCTCACGGTCGAAGACCTGCTTGGTGACATTGACCCGGTCAAGGCACTGAAGTCTGGCGCGCTGAGTATCGAGGCGTTCACGCCGGGAAAAATCTTCAAAGCCAACAACGGCGTTCTTTTTTTTGACGAGTTGAACCGCTGCCCTGAAAAGCTGCAGAACGCGCTGCTCCAAGTCCTTGAAGAAGGCACGGCAACACTCGGTAGCTACGATGTTGAAATTCCTGCGCGCTTCATCTTCATTGGCACCATGAACCCGCAGGACAGCTCGACGGAAAAACTGTCCGATGTCCTGCTCGACCGTTTTGACATTATCCACATGAGCTATCCTGAAACGCACGCCGTCGAATCAGCAATTGTCGTCGAAAAAGGCCTCAAAAGTGAAGCAACTGTCCCGGTGCGTGTTCTTGATTTTATGGTCGGCTTTGTGCGCCTGCTGCGCGAGAATGAGAAGCTCGAAAAAGTGCCGGGTGTGCGCGGGAGCATCGGTCTGTATGAGCGCAGCCAGACCAACGCGCTGCTCGAAGGCAGAACAGCAGTGACATTTGACGACGTTCGCGCTGTTGCCGTATCTGTGCTTGCGCACAGAATAAAACTGAAGCCATCAGCTCAATACATCCAATCGCCGGAAGAGCTTGTCTCCGAAGAGCTCGAAAAGTTTTCTTCGGCTAAACGCGGTGGTGATGGGTAGTGTTCCTGAGCTTGAAGAAGACGACGAAAAAATAAAAAACGTGCCTGTTGCGCAGAAAGAGGCCATTAACGAATTGTTCGGCAAACTGAAGTCTGACCCTGAGCTCAACAAGCTCATGCATTCAGTGCTTGAAAACGACCAGACTTCTATTGAAAAAGGAAAAATTATTGAAGCGGCATTTAACCAGAGCATCGGCGCGTTTTCTCCCGATATCATGTTCGAGAAACTCGTGCGGGATTACCGCATGGCTGAGCAACTGTATGGTGAGCGTTTGATCCAGCTTCTTACTGGCTACGATCCAAATTACATCGAAAAAAATATCGGCATTCCTGAATTCCAACGGGAGATTAAGAAAAAACTCAAAGACACAGTTTCAGGGCTTCGTGCCAGCCAGCTGATTTCCAAGGACGGTACCGTTACGGACAAAGGTATCACGCTTGCCTCTCTTGTTATCTGCCTTGAAGAGCTTGATCGGCTCGTGCCAAAATCGTCGTGGGGCGAGCACGTGAGCGAAAAGAAAAATGTGTATGGCAGCAAGGCAGCCATCAAACCTTTTGCGAAACACGACCGATACCGCGACATCGCCATCAAAAAATCAATCACCACTGCCATTCGCCGCGGCCATGCTGTTCTGCATGAAAAAGATTTGAAATCATTTGAGCGCCAAAGTCGAGGCACATTTGAAATCATCTACGCAGTTGACGCGTCTGTTTCGATGAAAGGTGAAAAACTTTCTCACGCAAAAAAAGCAGGCGTTGCGTTGGCGTACAAGGCGATTCAGAACAAGGACAAGGTGGGGTTGATTTTATTTTCAGACGACGTTATCGCTGAAGTTCCTCCGTCTCTTGATTTCGTGCGGATTCTCTCGGTCCTGACATGCGTCAAGGCATCGCGCCAGACCAACATTGCACGGACTATTTTCAAGGCATGCGAATTGTTTGGCAGAAACGCGGCGAAGCATCTCATTATTCTTACCGACGCGCTGCCGACGGCAACAGCCAATAGCAGTGATCCTGAAAAAGAAACGATTGAGGCGGCGTGTGTTGCGGCGAATCAGGGCATTACCATTTCAGTCATCGGCCTTGGGCTGACGAAAGAAGGCGGCGCGCTTGCTCAAAAAATTGTTGAAGTGGGCAAGGGAAAATGTTATTCAGTCAAAAACACGAAAGAAGTTGACATGATTATACTTGAGGATTATAGAGGATTGAGAGAATAACTCTTTAAATACTCCCGTATCCTTATCCCATCATGCGCCTCTTTTTTGTGTGGTACAGTCTGGTTGTTGTTCTTCTGGTTAGTTTTCTCTTTGAGGTATTAATTCACCCAACTTTTTCATTGCTTTTTTTCGTCCGCCTTTTTCTTGTTGTCGCCGCGCTCATCGGCTCGTTTTTTGTGGTTGGGGCACAGCAGAAAAAACATACGGCGCATCAAACTGACTATGGGCGAATGAAAAATGGCCTGCTTGCCGAGCTTCAGAAAAAAAACGCCGAAATCAAGCGGCTGAAAGACGAACGCCAGATTTTCTTGAATGCAGCGGTAAAACAGGCGACAAAAACAGTAGAATTTTCAGAACGCCTCTCAAAAAACCACAAACCTTAAAAAGAACCCCCTTAGAATACCTTGTATGGGAAACACACTCTGGAGTAACCGGCACGACAAAACAATAGGGCGGAATCGCCTAAAACGGCCGAAGACGTTTAAGACGAGTGAAGCAGCGCATGCGTGGGCAAAGAAGCAGGGCATCAAAAGTTATGATGCGGTTGACATGCACCCTTCTGCAACGACCTACCACAAGTTTAGAGTTTTGGTAAAGAAGTAAGTTTTTGGTACGCGAGTAATTCTGAATGATTCTTTTTAACTCTTTTTAAGCATGTGCACAAAGTTTTTATATCTCTTCTTTTCTCATTCATTTCATGAGTCTTGACACGTATGCACAACTGTATTCTCAACAGCCCCATCTTGGTGATTGTTTATTGGGCGTTGGAGGAAATATCCAATTGCTCGAGCATTATCTCCCTGACTCGTTCAATCCATCATCAGCTACCCCTCGAGAGCTGTACAGACTAAGCGTCAATCTCAACAAAGCGATAGCTACGTTAGGCAGGCAGCTTAACGCATTACGTTTTCCAAAACCTGACAACAACTTCAACAAGGATACCATAACCTCAGCTCTTGAACAAGGAAAAAGATATCATCATATGATGGTTTCGTGGTTTGCTGATTTTCAGCCTGCACTGATTGGCTATGCAAAATACGGTTCAGATTCTTCCAAAGAGTCAGTCGTAGAAAAGTTTGGTGAGCTCCAACAGCAACATGTTCTTGGTGGTCTCGGATTTGTTATTAAAGTCCTCTTTGACTCGCGTGTTCATTTCTCTTCACCAGCAGAATGGGCTGCCTATAAATCAGAAGTAGATAGTCCAACTGTCCATGTCCGATCAGGCGATCCGCCCAACTAATCTTTTACTAATCTGTTCTACCCATCCTATTTAATCTCAAACAGCCGTCCATTCGGCCCTGGGTTCGCAACAACAACATCTTTTATTTTGTCCATCTGGCCGTTGCATTCATGAATGTGTCCGGCAAGAACGAGATAGAGCTGTTTGTGGTGTTCACGGATAAAAAAAGTGTAATCCTTGTTGCCGCAGTGCCCTCCACCTACTAAGTCAAGATTCGTGCCGTGGGGCGGACCGTGGAACAGCAGGACAACCTTGTCGTCTTTTTTTATTTTTTTGAATTGTTCTTTTCCCCAGCGGAGAAATGTTGTGTCCGTGAGCGCAAATCCGCCGCCGCCATAGCCCATAAAAACCGTATTTCCAAAGCGGCACATGGTGCGGTCAACCATGGTAATATTCTTGTACAGCGCGCTCTCTTTGCGCACGAGTGATGCAGATTCGTGGTTGCCATGTATGACGACAACAGGAATCCCAAGATCATTCATTTTTTTCAGCTGTGATTTCATCTTCTGGCCGAAAATCGTGAAATCACCACAACACACGGCAACATCAATCGGCAGTTTTTTTCTTTGTTCCTGCTGAATCACTTTTTGCAAGTGCTCCAACGGTTTCATGTTTCCATGCGTGTCGGTAAACGCGAGAATTTTCATGCGCCACCAACTCCCCGGATGAGAAGCACAGCAAGCACAACCGGTATCACCCACTGTATCCAGAAGATATACTGCGGTGGAATATGCCAATGGCCATCATTTATCATGCGGAGATATTCTTGCGGTTTCCATTTCCATGCAATAACCCAATACAACAGCAGGGCAGAAAACGGCAGATAATAGGTGCCCGTGAACCAGTCAATAGCGTCAAGGAACGGTTTTCCCGCAAGCGTAATTTTGTATCCAGCATAGCTTAGTGCCGACGGCAAACCCAAGAGAAGCACCAAGCCGGCGATGAGTTCAACTGCTTTTTTTCGCGTGTAGCCGCACGCGTCAATCAGGCCGGCGGCAACCACTTCGATCATTGACAATGTTGCGCCGAGCCCTGCGGCAAAAAGTACAAGGAAGAAAATAACAGCAAAGATATTCCCTCCAGTCATGTCGCCAAATATTTTTGGAAACACCACAAACGCAAGTTCAGGGCCCGAGCGCGGATCAATGCCGTACGCAAACACAAACGCGAATATCATGAGTCCGGCGAGAAACGCAACCAGCGTGTCAGCGATGGCAATCACCATAGCAGACAGCGGAATGCTGTCTTTGTGGTTTTCATAGCTTGCATACGTCAAATACACGCCATATCCAATAGAGAGCGAGAAAAACGCTTGGCCAACTGCTGCGAGCCACAGTGATGGATTTTTTGCTGCTTCAAGACTGGGCGTGAGGAAAAACAGAATTCCTTCGTATGCGTTCGGGAGCATGAGCGCGCGGATGAGAAGTATCAAGAGTGAGGCATACAACAAGGGAATTGTTATTTTACAAATTTGCTCAATGCCGCGCTGGATGCCGCGGGAGACCAGCCATGCCGTGCCCACAACAACAAGCACGAAAAAACCGACAGGGTAGAGCGTATGCGTAAACTCGCTGAACACCATCGGGCGGTTGATAAGGAAAAAAAGTGCGTACGCAAGTGTCCAACCGAGCACAACGGTGTAGTATGTTAGGATAACAAACGGCCCGGCAATGGCGATGAAACCAATGCTTCTTCCCCAGCGATGCAATTTTTGCAGCGTCGGAATGGTGGAATTCCTAAATTTTTTTCCCGCAGCAAGTTCAAGCATCAGCAACGGAATGCCGAAGAGCAAAATCACCAGAAGATATGGAATCAGAAACGCGCCGCCGCCGTGCTGTCCCGCGACATACGAGAACCGCCAGATGTTTCCCAAGCCAACCGCAGAGCCAATCGCTGCGAACAAAAATCCGAGATGGGTTTTCCAGTGCGTACGTTTCTTTGCGAGCCGGTGAACGCCGCTGCAAACTGTTCGAATATGGTGAAAGTGCGTCATCTCAGAATAGAATCTGGGTGAATGGTGTTTTTAAAGTTTCTTTTTTAAATCACCGCTCGATTTTTTCCCCACCCTGTTTCTTATAAAATCTTACAAAAAAGAAGAAATGAGATGGTACGACTGATGTGCAACACATTCGCCGTCATGCTCGTGGTGAGTGTGTGTTTTGTTCAGGTCGTTATGCACATCGGTCTGGATATCTCGCTCTGTTTTATCTAGCATCATCCCACCCGCGCATGAACGCAGCTTCTTCCGGCTGCATCTCGTCGTTGTCCAACAGCACGTCCCAGTTTTGTTCTGTGTCGTCAACTTCAAGGTATGATTCCTGCTCGGCGTTCAGCTCATTTTTTCGCGGCTTCCAGCGGAGCATGTGCTTGTGTGTCTGAAACAGCGGCCGTTGACCCCACAAGTGTTCGGGCACGCCTGCTTTTTCGATTCGCATACTCCCACCCCCTTCTTTTGTTCTACTGTTGTTCTATCCTCTTGTTCTATTTATGTGCTTGATAGAAACATTTATAATA
Protein-coding sequences here:
- a CDS encoding ATP-binding protein, yielding MLLKNLINEPFDDIKGQNSVKQQLKSALLAKRHIIIIGPAGVGKTTLAKNVAKLLPELAVNACPYHCLPSAPVCPECRAHTTQKTKKISGSQRFVRIQGSPDLTVEDLLGDIDPVKALKSGALSIEAFTPGKIFKANNGVLFFDELNRCPEKLQNALLQVLEEGTATLGSYDVEIPARFIFIGTMNPQDSSTEKLSDVLLDRFDIIHMSYPETHAVESAIVVEKGLKSEATVPVRVLDFMVGFVRLLRENEKLEKVPGVRGSIGLYERSQTNALLEGRTAVTFDDVRAVAVSVLAHRIKLKPSAQYIQSPEELVSEELEKFSSAKRGGDG
- a CDS encoding VWA domain-containing protein — protein: MGSVPELEEDDEKIKNVPVAQKEAINELFGKLKSDPELNKLMHSVLENDQTSIEKGKIIEAAFNQSIGAFSPDIMFEKLVRDYRMAEQLYGERLIQLLTGYDPNYIEKNIGIPEFQREIKKKLKDTVSGLRASQLISKDGTVTDKGITLASLVICLEELDRLVPKSSWGEHVSEKKNVYGSKAAIKPFAKHDRYRDIAIKKSITTAIRRGHAVLHEKDLKSFERQSRGTFEIIYAVDASVSMKGEKLSHAKKAGVALAYKAIQNKDKVGLILFSDDVIAEVPPSLDFVRILSVLTCVKASRQTNIARTIFKACELFGRNAAKHLIILTDALPTATANSSDPEKETIEAACVAANQGITISVIGLGLTKEGGALAQKIVEVGKGKCYSVKNTKEVDMIILEDYRGLRE
- a CDS encoding metallophosphoesterase; translation: MKILAFTDTHGNMKPLEHLQKVIQQEQRKKLPIDVAVCCGDFTIFGQKMKSQLKKMNDLGIPVVVIHGNHESASLVRKESALYKNITMVDRTMCRFGNTVFMGYGGGGFALTDTTFLRWGKEQFKKIKKDDKVVLLFHGPPHGTNLDLVGGGHCGNKDYTFFIREHHKQLYLVLAGHIHECNGQMDKIKDVVVANPGPNGRLFEIK
- a CDS encoding sodium-dependent transporter, whose translation is MTHFHHIRTVCSGVHRLAKKRTHWKTHLGFLFAAIGSAVGLGNIWRFSYVAGQHGGGAFLIPYLLVILLFGIPLLMLELAAGKKFRNSTIPTLQKLHRWGRSIGFIAIAGPFVILTYYTVVLGWTLAYALFFLINRPMVFSEFTHTLYPVGFFVLVVVGTAWLVSRGIQRGIEQICKITIPLLYASLLILLIRALMLPNAYEGILFFLTPSLEAAKNPSLWLAAVGQAFFSLSIGYGVYLTYASYENHKDSIPLSAMVIAIADTLVAFLAGLMIFAFVFAYGIDPRSGPELAFVVFPKIFGDMTGGNIFAVIFFLVLFAAGLGATLSMIEVVAAGLIDACGYTRKKAVELIAGLVLLLGLPSALSYAGYKITLAGKPFLDAIDWFTGTYYLPFSALLLYWVIAWKWKPQEYLRMINDGHWHIPPQYIFWIQWVIPVVLAVLLIRGVGGA